The DNA sequence CGTTGCAGTCGTGGGTGTACCGGCGCCGACGCCAGCGCGCCCGGAAGGCCCCTGCGGTGCGCCTGTTGCCGGTGGAGGTGGCGGCCGTCGCGCGGGAGAGTCCCGTGCAACTCGAGGTGGT is a window from the Myxococcus stipitatus genome containing:
- the tnpA gene encoding IS66 family insertion sequence element accessory protein TnpA produces the protein MSKPGEKQEWFQVAEAFEASGLTQKAFSAQRGVRLSTLQSWVYRRRRQRARKAPAVRLLPVEVAAVARESPVQLEVV